The following nucleotide sequence is from Thermogemmatispora onikobensis.
ATCTCGACTTTTTCTGCTTGCTTGCCTGCTAATCAGTGGCTAACTCATGGAGAGACAGAAGACAGCTCACAAGCCTCTCATCGTCGCGGTCTGCGGGGATAGCGGCTCAGGGAAGAGCACTCTGACTGATGGAATGGTCCAGCTTTTCGGCCAGGATTCCGTGACGCATATTTGCCTCGATGACTACCACACCCTGGATCGCGCGGCTCGCATGCGCGCCGGCATCACTGCCCTGCATCCGTGCGCCAATAATTTTCCGCTGATGACGGAGCATCTACAGCGCCTGGCGCGCGGTGAGACAATTGTGAAGCCGGTCTATGACCACCGCACGGGCACCTTTGGCCCGCCGGCGGAGGTGAAGCCCGCGGAGATTATTTTCGTTCACGGTCTCCATGCCCTCTTTACGCCCGAGCTACGCCGCCTCGCTCATGTGCGTATTTATCTCGACCCCGAGGCCGCTCTCCAGCAACAGTGGAAGATTATGCGCGATAGCACTTCTCGCGGCTACACCGTTGAGCAGGTACGGGAGCAGATCGCCCTGCGCCGCCGCGATAGCCGCCTCTATATCCAGCCACAAAAGCGCTTTGCCGATATCATTGTTCGTTTCTATCGTGGCAGCCTGTACTACCGCACGCGCGATCTGGCGCATCTCGATGTGCGCCTGATCGAGGCGAAGCATGCCCCCAAAATCGATCTCTCCGATGTGCTGGAAGCTTCCCATAATGGGCGCAAGCCCGCCTTCCGCCTGGTGGAGGAGGTCTACGATGGAGTGCTGCGCGATGTGCTGGAGATCGACGGCGACATCAGCCATCAGAAAGCCTGTGAGCTGGAAAATTGTATCTGGGCCCATATGGAGGAGATCAACCACCTGCGTCCAGAGCGCTTGAGTATGCTCGGGCGCTTCTACGTTGGAAATGTGCTGCGCCAGAGCGACCCGCTGGCCCTGACACAGCTCATTATTCTGTACCACATTATTAGCGCACGCCAGCGCTTGCGCCAGGCCGCCGCGAACGAGGATGCGCCTGGCCAGGAACCCTCGGCTGCCTCGGGGGAAGCAGTGGAGGACTGCAGTGGCCGCGAACGTGAGCCAGAGCAACGCTCGTAGAGTAGAGCAGAGCAAAGCAGCCCACGACCAGCCAGCCACTCACCGGCGGTCTGAGGAAGAGCGAGCGAACGAACGAACGAATGCTATGGCAGAGCCTGAGCAGCACTGGCGCCTTGTAGAGCAAGGCTGGCCCGCACCTCTTTCTCTCCTCTTCTCTCTTCTCCCCAGCCGGGCTTCATCGCAGGCCAGGGCCTGGAGATGGCGGGCCAGCCTTGCTGCGTTGCTGCTTGCCTTGTTCGGCTTAGCGAG
It contains:
- a CDS encoding phosphoribulokinase; its protein translation is MERQKTAHKPLIVAVCGDSGSGKSTLTDGMVQLFGQDSVTHICLDDYHTLDRAARMRAGITALHPCANNFPLMTEHLQRLARGETIVKPVYDHRTGTFGPPAEVKPAEIIFVHGLHALFTPELRRLAHVRIYLDPEAALQQQWKIMRDSTSRGYTVEQVREQIALRRRDSRLYIQPQKRFADIIVRFYRGSLYYRTRDLAHLDVRLIEAKHAPKIDLSDVLEASHNGRKPAFRLVEEVYDGVLRDVLEIDGDISHQKACELENCIWAHMEEINHLRPERLSMLGRFYVGNVLRQSDPLALTQLIILYHIISARQRLRQAAANEDAPGQEPSAASGEAVEDCSGREREPEQRS